One stretch of Bombus vancouverensis nearcticus chromosome 16, iyBomVanc1_principal, whole genome shotgun sequence DNA includes these proteins:
- the LOC117163090 gene encoding very long chain fatty acid elongase 6-like: MNKEGSPQIIEPTYSHVFNFEKNYFYPDTQKWIQNNFQYCYYCCIIYVILIFGGKYYMSSRPKFDLKRPLALWSGFFAVFSIIGFCRTAPEMFSTLRHHGFYHSICIPSNLLQDHVSGFWTWVFVLSKIPEFGDTIFIVLRKQPLIFLHFYHHLTVVLFSWFTYAETTALSRWYTVMNYFVHSWMYSYYTLKAMQYKLPKGFAMMITTMQLVQMVIGCVATIVAYYYPEIRGLECYITRKNVIFGFAIYFSYLILFGKFFFKAYLSDKRKNKVGENVHVDGRKEYYKPKTN, translated from the exons aTGAATAAAGAGGGTTCTCCGCAGATCATTGAACCTACCTACTCGCATGTCTTCAACTTCGAAAAAAACTACTTTTATCCAGACACTCAAAAATGGATCCAGAATAATTTTCAGTATTGCTACTACTGCTGTATTATTTACGTGATACTAATTTTTGGCGGCAAGTACTACATGTCGAGCAGACCAAAGTTTGACTTGAAGCGTCCGCTTGCATTATGGAGTGGATTCTTTGCAGTGTTCTCCATTATCGGATTTTGTAGAACAGCACCAGAAATGTTCTCTACATTGAGACACCATGGGTTTTACCACAGTATTTGCATACCTAG CAACCTTTTGCAAGATCATGTTTCTGGCTTTTGGACATGGGTATTTGTCCTATCAAAGATCCCAGAATTTGGTGATACGATCTTCATTGTGTTACGAAAGCAACCATTgatatttctacatttttacCATCATTTAACTGTTGTTCTTTTCTCTTGGTTCACATATGCGGAGACTACAGCACTCTCAAGGTGGTATACCGTAATGAACTACTTTGTTCATTCCTGGATGTATTCTTATTATACCTTAAAAGCAATGCAATATAAATTACCAAAAGGCTTTGCCATGATGATTACTACCATGCAGCTGGTACAAATGGTGATTGGTTGCGTTGCAACTATTGTGGCTTACTATTATCCAGAAATTCGTGGACTTGAATGCTACATTACGcgtaaaaatgttatatttgGTTTCGCCATCTACTTCAGTTATTTAATCCTATTTGGAAAATTCTTCTTCAAGGCTTATCTTTCCGACAAACGAAAAAACAAAGTCGGAGAGAACGTTCACGTCGATGGAAGAAAGGAGTATTATAAACCAAAGACTAACTAA
- the LOC143303723 gene encoding uncharacterized protein LOC143303723 yields MANVECEQLSSEESLTLEELRTKLAQMNLPISGAMLVFIARLNRAYRAEQSNPKGSTNGEGSTDQRGSGSVQRAECDRDENENLEKLKMKELRARLAGLGLETTGRKIELRAQLQAAMDDNDTSSEEESDAEGEDEDDKRNVKECKRGMRVVHQDCDKCYRKACVGSTLNFEDVEDALESFSGDKNENVERWFESFEEIADVCMWSEGQKAIYTRKLLKGSARIFARFECHARTWHELKRGLIKEFSKKINRRQVRQRLRKTKKRSDEACLAYMYRMLKIASHVDMEEEAKVKYIIDGIVDEESNKSTLYGATSIKALR; encoded by the coding sequence atggcaaacgttgaatgTGAACAATTATCAAGTGAAGAAAGTCTGACGCTGGAAGAATTGAGGActaagctcgcacagatgaattTACCTATATCTGGTGCAATGTTAGTGTTTATTGCCAGGCTGAATCGAGCCTATAGGGCTGAACAATCgaatcctaagggatcgacaaACGGTGAAGGGTCAACGGACCAGCGAGGCTCAGGAAGCGTGCAAAGGGCTGAGTGCGATCGAGATGAAAACGAAAATCTCGAGAAATTGAAGATGAAAGAGTTGAGAGCGCGCCTAGCTGGTTTGGGGTTAGAAACTACGGGAAGAAAAATTGAACTACGCGCACAGCTGCAGGCGGCCATGGATGACAACGATacatcgtcggaagaagaaagtgaCGCCGAAGGTGAGGATGAAGACGATAAAAGAAACGTAAAAGAATGCAAGAGAGGCATGCGAGTGGTGCACCAGGACTGTGACAAATGCTATCGAaaggcatgtgttggttcgacattGAACTTTGAAGACGTTGAAGacgcattagagtcgtttagtggcgataaaaacgaaaatgtcgagcgatggttcgagtcgttcgaggaaatCGCAGACGTGTGCATGTGGTCAGAAGGGCAGAAGGCGATTTATACGAGGAAACTGCTGAAAGGATCAGCGAGAATATTCGCGAGGTTCGAATGCCATGCTAGGACTTGGCACGAGCTGAAGAGAGGGCTGATTAAAGAATTCTCTAAAAAAATTAATAGGCGACAAGTGCGCCAGAGACTCagaaaaacgaaaaagagaagTGATGAAGCATGCTTGGCTTATATGTACCGCATGCTtaaaatagccagccatgtggataTGGAAGAGGAAGCAAAAGTGAAATACATTATAGACGGAATAGTAGACGAAGAAAGCAACAAGTCTACACTGTATGGCGCTACGTCCATCAAAGCGTTAAGGTAA